A genomic stretch from Natronomonas gomsonensis includes:
- a CDS encoding stage II sporulation protein M, producing MPAYFLAPAIPVVVRVFPVVGLAVTYLYLSTAGRLADLRAALSNTDLGPPPQNGDPAAVEAWMADVQSILEIAMTPTTLAILGVSLLLAVVAAVVLSVVATAAQLSASYARLRDERGSVAAIRGAKRHWLSVFGVRLIEAVLWVVIVGTVAGALAAAVSVSTLLGGLLALVVAPVALLALVAVRAVFAFAPVAVVVDDIGPLDAIRGGWGFVRSNPISALVYYGVSVASLFVLGSLAGALAFLGGAPLVGVVGFTVVSPFLDVTKTALYGDARGSVAPPDPPTAALGDRLRAGLRRGWRETMTFVRSAPLLHVASAGFALVGGAVGWTLAAPLAASVPSSISARLAGHNPVAATVEFGANNWTVAVSTGFAGLALAVPAAVSMFFNGAIIGALARTEEAPLELLAFVVPHGVIELPALVITGALGLHLGAVGWRTRFGTQSPLADELERAFWVCVGVGILLAVAGLIEGFVSPYYYRPFL from the coding sequence CGTGCCGCACTATCGAACACCGACCTCGGCCCACCGCCACAGAACGGCGACCCGGCCGCAGTCGAGGCGTGGATGGCCGACGTTCAGTCGATTCTCGAAATCGCGATGACGCCGACGACGCTCGCCATCCTCGGCGTCTCGCTACTCCTCGCGGTGGTCGCCGCGGTCGTCCTCAGCGTCGTCGCCACCGCGGCACAGCTGTCGGCCAGTTACGCCCGACTCCGAGACGAGCGGGGGTCGGTCGCGGCGATTCGTGGTGCCAAGCGACACTGGCTGTCGGTATTCGGTGTTCGACTCATCGAGGCAGTTCTCTGGGTCGTAATCGTTGGCACCGTCGCGGGCGCCCTCGCGGCGGCGGTTTCGGTGTCGACACTGCTCGGCGGATTGCTCGCGTTGGTCGTCGCTCCAGTGGCGCTGTTGGCGCTCGTCGCCGTCCGAGCCGTCTTCGCGTTCGCGCCGGTCGCGGTCGTCGTCGACGACATCGGTCCCCTCGATGCGATTCGCGGCGGATGGGGGTTCGTCCGCTCGAATCCGATCTCGGCGCTTGTGTACTACGGCGTCTCGGTCGCTTCGTTGTTCGTCCTCGGTTCGCTCGCCGGGGCACTTGCGTTTCTCGGCGGTGCGCCGCTGGTCGGCGTCGTCGGGTTCACGGTCGTCTCACCGTTTCTGGACGTGACGAAAACCGCGCTGTACGGCGACGCTCGCGGGTCGGTAGCGCCGCCGGACCCGCCGACGGCGGCGCTCGGTGACCGGCTCCGGGCGGGGCTTCGACGGGGCTGGCGAGAGACGATGACGTTCGTCCGCTCGGCGCCGCTGTTGCACGTCGCTTCGGCGGGGTTCGCACTCGTCGGTGGTGCCGTCGGATGGACGCTCGCGGCGCCGCTGGCGGCGTCGGTTCCGTCGTCCATCTCCGCCCGACTCGCCGGACACAATCCGGTCGCTGCGACCGTCGAGTTCGGCGCGAACAACTGGACCGTCGCGGTGAGCACCGGCTTTGCGGGGCTTGCCCTGGCGGTTCCGGCCGCGGTGTCGATGTTCTTCAACGGGGCCATCATCGGTGCGCTCGCCCGAACCGAGGAGGCGCCGCTGGAACTGCTTGCGTTCGTCGTCCCCCACGGCGTCATCGAACTCCCGGCGCTCGTCATCACCGGAGCGCTTGGGTTGCATCTCGGCGCCGTCGGCTGGCGCACTCGGTTCGGTACGCAGTCGCCGCTGGCCGACGAACTCGAACGGGCGTTTTGGGTCTGTGTCGGCGTGGGCATCCTGCTCGCGGTCGCCGGCCTCATCGAGGGGTTCGTCAGCCCCTACTACTACCGCCCCTTCCTGTAG